In Prunus dulcis chromosome 2, ALMONDv2, whole genome shotgun sequence, a single genomic region encodes these proteins:
- the LOC117617069 gene encoding malate dehydrogenase [NADP], chloroplastic yields MALYENFKSSFFNTHCLLPFSSSSTLFLSPSLLLPPNQSLSKQTISSPIFVHSLSLSLSLSLSLSVKLPVSVTMAVAELSTPLYTKTRLVHSSQLSFSSTHLRSHRRVAFRPLPQAKNARISCSVAPNQVQAPAAPPQTVDPKNKAECFGVFCLTYDLKAEEETKSWKKLINIAVSGAAGMISNHLLFKLASGEVFGPDQPIALKLLGSERSLQALEGVAMELEDSLFPLLREVSIGIDPYEVFQDAGWALLIGAKPRGPGMERAGLLDLNGQIFVEQGKALNAVASRNVKVIVVGNPCNTNALICLKNAPNIPAKNFHALTRLDENRAKCQLALKAGVFYDKVSNMTIWGNHSTTQVPDFLNARINGLPVKEVIKDQKWLEEEFTESIQKRGGVLIQKWGRSSAASTAVSIADAIKSLITPTPEGDWFSSGVYTTGNPYGIAEDIVFSMPCRSKGDGDYELVKDIQFDDYLLKRIKKTEAELLAEKRCVGHLTGQGIPVCDLPEDTMLPGEM; encoded by the exons ATGGCCTTATACGAAAATTTCAAATCATCCTTTTTCAACACACACTGCCTCCTCCCTTTCTCATCATCTTCCACTCTCTTCCtatctccctctctccttctccctcCAAATCAGTCTCTCTCAAAACAGACCATCTCTTCACCTATCTTTGTAcacagtctctctctctctctctctctctctctctctctctctgtgaagCTCCCTGTCTCTGTTACCATGGCAGTCGCAGAGCTATCAACACCTTTATACACAAAGACCCGCCTTGTTCACTCATCCCAGCTCTCATTCTCCTCGACCCATCTCCGCAGTCACAGGCGTGTCGCTTTTCGACCGCTCCCTCAGGCTAAAAATGCCAGAATATCTTGCTCTGTTGCACCCAA TCAAGTTCAAGCTCCTGCTGCTCCGCCACAAACCGTGGACCCGAAGAACAAGGCTGAGTGCTTTGGCGTCTTCTGCCTCACCTATGATCTCAAAGCT gaagaagaaacaaaatcctggaagaaattaattaatattgcAGTATCAGGTGCAGCTGGGATGATATCTAATCATTTACTCTTTAAA CTTGCATCCGGTGAGGTTTTTGGGCCAGACCAACCTATTGCATTGAAGCTATTGGGATCTGAAAGGTCGTTACAAGCTCTTGAAG GAGTTGCAATGGAATTGGAAGATTCACTATTTCCGTTGTTGAGGGAGGTCAGCATAGGCATTGATCCATATGAGGTGTTCCAAGATGCAGGATGGGCACTTTTAATAGGGGCAAAACCTCGAGGTCCTGGAATGGAAAGAGCTGGCTTGTTGGATCTAAATGGGCAGATTTTCGTCGAGCAG GGAAAAGCTCTTAATGCCGTAGCATCACGTAATGTCAAGGTGATAGTAGTTGGCAACCCTTGTAACACAAA TGCACtcatttgtttaaaaaatgCTCCAAACATACCTGCAAAAAATTTTCATGCTTTGACACGGCTGGATGAAAACAGAGCCAAATGTCAG CTAGCCCTCAAAGCAGGTGTCTTCTATGATAAAGTGTCAAACATGACCATCTGGGGAAATCACTCAACCACTCAG GTTCCAGACTTCTTAAATGCTAGAATTAATGGCTTGCCTGTCAAAGAGGTCATCAAGGATCAAAAATGGTTGGAGGAGGAGTTTACTGAAAGCATCCAGAAG AGAGGAGGTGTGCTCATCCAAAAATGGGGAAGATCTTCAGCCGCATCAACTGCCGTGTCAATTGCAGATGCTATAAAGTCTTTGATTACTCCTACCCCAGAGGGCGATTGGTTTTCATCTGGA GTTTACACCACCGGAAATCCCTATGGTATAGCAGAGGATATAGTATTCAGTATGCCATGCAGATCTAAA GGAGACGGTGATTATGAACTTGTGAAGGACATACAATTTGATGACTATCTTCTCAAGCGAATAAAGAAG ACTGAAGCTGAGTTACTAGCTGAGAAAAGATGTGTCGGTCACCTTACTGGGCAG GGTATTCCTGTTTGTGATTTACCCGAGGATACGATGCTTCCTGGAGAGATGTAA
- the LOC117619233 gene encoding 4-coumarate--CoA ligase-like 5 has product MSTEEFSGDDQLYTDGSMNGFDAKTGIYHALPNLGHRHKIPTRPDLDTATFVLSQFPPHHQAKSRVALIDSATNQRVTYAQLHHSIQCLASGLYQGLGVRKGDVVFLLSPNSLLYPTICLAVLSIGAVLTTANPLNTKSEIGKQVRDSGAKLAISAPEELHKLAPTGVPTILTSRPLLSGDNSLCIEELIEGCDPIPTELIQARPTQSDTAAILYSSGTTGTSKGVVLTHANFIAVMTTLRWTVDGTSAQDDVFLCFIPMFHIYGLAFFGLGLFCSGITTVLMQKFEFNTMLDAIKTHKVSNIPAVPPVILGLVKHASKAACDLSSLRRVSSGAAPLSKEVVDEFRERFPWVQMRPGYGLTESCGAATFFISDEQARGHPASCGLLLPSFCAKIVDIETGEALPPYKEGELWMKSPTIMKEYLGNVEATAATIDSDGWLKTGDLCYFDENGLLYIVDRIKELIKHNGYQVAPAELEAILLSHPQILDAAVIPVEDEEAGQIPMAYVVRAASPDGLTEDQVIQFVAGQVAPYKKVRRVGFISAIPRSPASKILRKELVNLQSKQQIVSRL; this is encoded by the exons ATGTCTACTGAAGAATTCTCCGGCGATGATCAGCTCTATACTGACGGAAGTATGAATGGTTTTGATGCCAAAACCGGAATATATCATGCCCTGCCCAACCTCGGTCACCGTCACAAAATCCCCACCAGGCCTGACCTTGACACTGCCACATTTGTACTGTCACAGTTCCCACCCCATCACCAGGCCAAGTCACGAGTTGCACTCATTGACTCAGCCACCAACCAGCGTGTCACCTATGCACAGCTTCATCACTCAATTCAGTGTCTTGCCTCAGGCTTGTACCAGGGACTTGGGGTTAGAAAAGGGGATGTGGTTTTTCTCTTGTCCCCAAACTCACTTCTGTACCCAACAATATGCCTGGCAGTGCTATCCATTGGTGCAGTTTTAACCACTGCCAATCCGCTCAACACCAAGTCAGAAATCGGTAAGCAAGTTCGTGACTCGGGTGCCAAGCTTGCTATTTCAGCTCCTGAGGAGCTTCACAAGTTGGCCCCAACTGGGGTGCCTACAATTTTAACATCGAGGCCATTGTTGAGTGGAGACAACTCTCTGTGCATTGAAGAATTGATTGAAGGCTGTGATCCAATTCCAACCGAGTTAATACAAGCCCGCCCAACTCAGTCGGACACTGCTGCTATTTTGTACTCTTCAGGGACTACTGGGACAAGCAAAGGTGTAGTTCTAACACATGCAAATTTCATTGCCGTTATGACAACGCTTAGATGGACTGTAGACGGGACATCAGCTCAAGATGATGTGTTTCTGTGCTTCATTCCTATGTTCCACATCTACGGGCTCGCTTTCTTTGGTCTTGGATTGTTTTGCTCAGGAATCACCACTGTTTTGATGCAAAAGTTTGAGTTCAATACCATGTTGGATGCTATAAAAACTCACAAGGTGAGTAACATACCTGCCGTGCCGCCAGTGATTCTTGGACTAGTAAAGCATGCAAGCAAAGCTGCGTGTGACTTGTCGTCGTTGAGGAGGGTAAGTTCAGGAGCTGCACCATTGAGCAAAGAAGTAGTTGATGAGTTCAGAGAGAGGTTTCCTTGGGTCCAGATGAGGCCAGGCTATGGCCTAACAGAAAGCTGTGGTGCAGCAACGTTTTTCATTTCGGATGAACAGGCTAGGGGTCACCCTGCCTCTTGTGGGTTGTTGCTGCCAAGCTTTTGTGCTAAGATAGTTGACATTGAGACTGGAGAGGCCTTGCCACCATATAAGGAAGGGGAGCTGTGGATGAAAAGCCCTACTATTATGAAGGAGTATTTGGGGAATGTGGAAGCAACAGCTGCAACAATTGATTCAGATGGGTGGCTGAAAACTGGGGatctttgttattttgatgAGAATGGGCTTCTTTACATTGTTGATCGGATCAAGGAGCTCATCAAGCATAATGGATATCAG GTTGCTCCAGCAGAATTGGAGGCAATACTTTTGAGTCATCCTCAAATTCTTGATGCAGCCGTTATACC ggttgaagatgaagaagcagGACAAATACCAATGGCATATGTGGTGAGAGCAGCTAGTCCAGATGGACTCACTGAAGACCAAGTCATTCAATTTGTTGCCGGCCAG GTGGCCCCCTACAAAAAAGTAAGAAGAGTTGGGTTTATCTCTGCCATTCCGAGGTCACCTGCAAGTAAAATCTTAAGGAAGGAACTGGTTAATTTACAAAGCAAACAGCAAATTGTCTCCAGATTGTGA
- the LOC117619232 gene encoding protein ROOT PRIMORDIUM DEFECTIVE 1 produces the protein MRLLESSKFSLFKFKACLLSSQVTPFGPFNSFVQKRWRKPIISAQTRLEDRTRDSNLDKLTTHLKKLDIILKLHVLMSSRKRGPFVSLQLMSRWRNLVGLNVGIGAFVHKYPHVFEVFTHPVRRNLCCRISKKMMGLIEEEADAMKQLELEVVRRVKKLLMMSVSGTLHLHALRLVRRELGLPVDFRESILGKYSKDFKLVDLEVVELISRDENLDVAEIEKWREKEFREKWLSEFETKYAFPINFPTGFEIQAGFRDKLKNWQRLPYVKPYDRKESVRIRTCGGIERYEKRAVGILHEFLSLTTEKMVEVERLAHFRRDFAMDVNVRELILKHPGIFYISTRRNSLTVFLREAYSKGCLIQSNQIYDVRRKMLDLVFLGSRNTREMPAQKEIKEFKVDGDGIMDGDWVIPMLENLENGS, from the coding sequence ATGAGGCTGTTAGAAAGCTCCAAATTCAGCCTCTTCAAATTCAAAGCTTGCTTATTAAGCTCACAAGTGACCCCGTTTGGCCCCTTCAATTCATTTGTGCAAAAGAGGTGGAGAAAGCCTATAATTTCCGCCCAAACACGCTTAGAAGATCGAACCAGGGACTCAAACCTAGACAAGCTCACAACCCACCTCAAGAAACTCGATATCATCTTAAAACTCCATGTCCTCATGTCCAGTCGGAAGCGCGGACCATTTGTGTCCTTACAGCTAATGTCCCGATGGAGGAACCTCGTGGGGCTTAATGTCGGCATTGGCGCCTTTGTTCACAAATACCCACATGTTTTTGAGGTGTTTACACATCCGGTACGGCGCAATTTGTGTTGTAGGATAAGCAAGAAAATGATGGGTTTAATAGAGGAAGAAGCAGATGCTATGAAACAATTGGAGCTGGAAGTTGTCCGTCGGGTAAAGAAGTTATTGATGATGTCTGTGAGTGGCACTCTTCATCTCCATGCTTTGAGGTTGGTTAGGAGAGAATTGGGGTTGCCTGTGGATTTCAGGGAATCCATTCTTGGTAAATATTCGAAGGATTTTAAGTTGGTTGATTTAGAGGTTGTAGAATTGATTAGTAGAGATGAAAATTTGGACGTGGCTGAAATTGAGAAATGGAGAGAGAAGGAATTTAGAGAGAAGTGGTTGAGTGAGTTCGAGACAAAGTATGCATTCCCGATCAATTTCCCAACGGGGTTTGAAATCCAGGCTGGGTTTAGAGATAAGTTGAAGAATTGGCAAAGACTTCCTTATGTGAAGCCTTATGACAGGAAAGAGTCTGTCCGCATTCGTACTTGTGGAGGGATTGAGAGGTATGAGAAACGGGCGGTTGGTATTCTTCATGAGTTCTTGAGTTTGACAACAGAGAAGATGGTTGAGGTTGAAAGGTTAGCTCATTTTCGGAGGGATTTCGCTATGGATGTTAATGTGCGTGAGCTTATCTTGAAGCACCCTGGAATTTTTTACATATCAACCAGACGTAATAGTTTAACTGTTTTTCTTAGAGAGGCATATAGTAAAGGGTGCCTCATTCAGTCTAATCAGATATATGATGTTCGGAGGAAAATGTTGGACCTTGTTTTCCTAGGGAGTCGAAATACTAGAGAAATGCCAGCTCAAAAGGAAATCAAGGAGTTCAAAGTAGATGGGGATGGTATAATGGATGGAGACTGGGTTATCCCAATGTTAGAGAACTTGGAGAATGGAAGTTGA
- the LOC117619805 gene encoding acyl-CoA-binding domain-containing protein 4 isoform X2 yields MGTEEIKKDVNGSNWQTDLAYDQWKALPVSGPRPPARYKHAAVVVDEKLYIIGGSRNGRHLSDVQVFDFRNLLWSNIKLKPNSDKFEDSGLQEVLPAISAHNMVKWGNKILLLGGNSKKLSDKIIVWVIDLETHLCGIVETSGKVPVARGGQSTTLVGSRLIMFGGEDRSRRLWNDVNILDLETMTWDVVEAMQTPPAPRCDHTAAVHAERYLQIFGGCSHDTFFNDLHVLDLQTMEWSQPQVQGELVTPRAGHAGITIDENWYIVGGGDNKNGCPETLVLNMSKLVWSVPTSVKHRDALASEGLSVCSVTIDGNKHLVAFGGYNGNYSNEVFVMMPKPRDSLQPKIFQSPAAAAAAASVTAAYALTKIDKLDFKTAELNSKGAENHHYEQDFTIDLETLTEEKSVLELSLSQVKTENSRLGQEIEEVNNTHTELSKELHSVQGQLIAERSRCFKLEAQISELQKKLESVQSIEDEVQALRGQKSALEQDMELASSGQRQGSGGVWRWIAGGGGGDA; encoded by the exons ATGGGAACAGAAGAGATTAAGAAAGATGTCAATGGCAGCAATTGGCAAACAGATTTGGCCTATGACCAGTGGAAAGCACTCCCTGTTTCTGGTCCACGACCACCGGCTCGCTACAAG CATGCTGCTGTAGTAGTCGATGAAAAATTATACATTATTGGTGGGAGTCGTAATGGTAGGCACCTATCCGATGTTCAG GTCTTTGACTTTAGAAATTTGTTATGGTCTAATATAAAACTGAAACCCAATTCCGATAAATTTGAAGACAGTGGCTTGCAGGAAGTTCTTCCAGCCATCTCTGCTCATAATATG GTTAAGTGGGGAAAcaaaattcttcttcttggtgGAAATTCGAAGAAATTGTCTGACAAAATAATAG TGTGGGTCATTGATCTGGAAACGCACCTCTGTGGCATTGTGGAGACCTCAGGAAAAGTTCCG GTAGCTCGTGGGGGGCAGTCCACAACACTGGTTGGTTCTAGACTGATAATGTTCGGTGGAGAAGACAGGAGTAGAAGATTGTGGAATGATGTTAATATTCTGGATCTAGAGACAATGACCTGGGATGTGGTTGAAGCAAT GCAGACACCTCCAGCTCCCAGATGCGATCACACAGCTGCAGTACATGCAGAACGCTACCTTCAAATTTTTGGTGGTTGTTCTCATGATACTTTCTTCAATGATCTTCATGTACTTGACTTGCAAACA ATGGAGTGGTCCCAACCACAAGTTCAGGGTGAACTTGTCACTCCTAGGGCTGGTCATGCTGGTATAACAATTGATGAAAACTGGTATATAGTCGGCGGTGGAGATAACAAAAATg GTTGCCCAGAAACTCTGGTATTAAATATGTCTAAGCTAGTGTGGTCAGTGCCAACCAGTGTGAAGCACAGGGATGCACTTGCAAGTGAG GGACTCAGTGTCTGCTCAGTGACTATTGATGGAAATAAGCATTTGGTTGCCTTTGGTGGCTATAATGGGAACTATAGCAATGAG GTTTTTGTAATGATGCCCAAACCGAGGGACTCATTACAACCAAAGATATTCCAGTCACCAGCAGCAGCTGCAGCAGCAGCTTCTGTCACTGCTGCATATGCCTTAACTAAAATAGACAAATTAGATTTCAAGACAGCAGAATTGAACTCCAAGGGGGCTGAAAACCATCATTATGAACAAGATTTCACAATTGACCTAGAAACCCTTACAGAGGAGAAAAGCGTGCTGGAATTGTCGCTTTCACAAGTCAAGACAGAAAATTCTAGGCTCGGGCAGGAGATTGAAGAAGTCAACAATACTCATACTGAGTTGTCCAAG GAACTTCATTCAGTCCAAGGGCAACTAATAGCTGAGAGATCAAGATGCTTTAAATTGGAG GCTCAAATCAGTGAACTACAAAAGAAACTGGAATCGGTGCAGTCCATTGAGGATGAAGTACAGGCACTTCGGGGACAAAAATCTGCATTGGAACAAGATATGGAGCTTGCCTCATCTGGTCAGAGACAAGGTTCTGGCGGGGTTTGGCGGTGGATTGCTGGGGGTGGCGGCGGCGATGCATAA
- the LOC117619805 gene encoding acyl-CoA-binding domain-containing protein 4 isoform X1 has translation MQTASMGTEEIKKDVNGSNWQTDLAYDQWKALPVSGPRPPARYKHAAVVVDEKLYIIGGSRNGRHLSDVQVFDFRNLLWSNIKLKPNSDKFEDSGLQEVLPAISAHNMVKWGNKILLLGGNSKKLSDKIIVWVIDLETHLCGIVETSGKVPVARGGQSTTLVGSRLIMFGGEDRSRRLWNDVNILDLETMTWDVVEAMQTPPAPRCDHTAAVHAERYLQIFGGCSHDTFFNDLHVLDLQTMEWSQPQVQGELVTPRAGHAGITIDENWYIVGGGDNKNGCPETLVLNMSKLVWSVPTSVKHRDALASEGLSVCSVTIDGNKHLVAFGGYNGNYSNEVFVMMPKPRDSLQPKIFQSPAAAAAAASVTAAYALTKIDKLDFKTAELNSKGAENHHYEQDFTIDLETLTEEKSVLELSLSQVKTENSRLGQEIEEVNNTHTELSKELHSVQGQLIAERSRCFKLEAQISELQKKLESVQSIEDEVQALRGQKSALEQDMELASSGQRQGSGGVWRWIAGGGGGDA, from the exons ATGCAG ACGGCTTCTATGGGAACAGAAGAGATTAAGAAAGATGTCAATGGCAGCAATTGGCAAACAGATTTGGCCTATGACCAGTGGAAAGCACTCCCTGTTTCTGGTCCACGACCACCGGCTCGCTACAAG CATGCTGCTGTAGTAGTCGATGAAAAATTATACATTATTGGTGGGAGTCGTAATGGTAGGCACCTATCCGATGTTCAG GTCTTTGACTTTAGAAATTTGTTATGGTCTAATATAAAACTGAAACCCAATTCCGATAAATTTGAAGACAGTGGCTTGCAGGAAGTTCTTCCAGCCATCTCTGCTCATAATATG GTTAAGTGGGGAAAcaaaattcttcttcttggtgGAAATTCGAAGAAATTGTCTGACAAAATAATAG TGTGGGTCATTGATCTGGAAACGCACCTCTGTGGCATTGTGGAGACCTCAGGAAAAGTTCCG GTAGCTCGTGGGGGGCAGTCCACAACACTGGTTGGTTCTAGACTGATAATGTTCGGTGGAGAAGACAGGAGTAGAAGATTGTGGAATGATGTTAATATTCTGGATCTAGAGACAATGACCTGGGATGTGGTTGAAGCAAT GCAGACACCTCCAGCTCCCAGATGCGATCACACAGCTGCAGTACATGCAGAACGCTACCTTCAAATTTTTGGTGGTTGTTCTCATGATACTTTCTTCAATGATCTTCATGTACTTGACTTGCAAACA ATGGAGTGGTCCCAACCACAAGTTCAGGGTGAACTTGTCACTCCTAGGGCTGGTCATGCTGGTATAACAATTGATGAAAACTGGTATATAGTCGGCGGTGGAGATAACAAAAATg GTTGCCCAGAAACTCTGGTATTAAATATGTCTAAGCTAGTGTGGTCAGTGCCAACCAGTGTGAAGCACAGGGATGCACTTGCAAGTGAG GGACTCAGTGTCTGCTCAGTGACTATTGATGGAAATAAGCATTTGGTTGCCTTTGGTGGCTATAATGGGAACTATAGCAATGAG GTTTTTGTAATGATGCCCAAACCGAGGGACTCATTACAACCAAAGATATTCCAGTCACCAGCAGCAGCTGCAGCAGCAGCTTCTGTCACTGCTGCATATGCCTTAACTAAAATAGACAAATTAGATTTCAAGACAGCAGAATTGAACTCCAAGGGGGCTGAAAACCATCATTATGAACAAGATTTCACAATTGACCTAGAAACCCTTACAGAGGAGAAAAGCGTGCTGGAATTGTCGCTTTCACAAGTCAAGACAGAAAATTCTAGGCTCGGGCAGGAGATTGAAGAAGTCAACAATACTCATACTGAGTTGTCCAAG GAACTTCATTCAGTCCAAGGGCAACTAATAGCTGAGAGATCAAGATGCTTTAAATTGGAG GCTCAAATCAGTGAACTACAAAAGAAACTGGAATCGGTGCAGTCCATTGAGGATGAAGTACAGGCACTTCGGGGACAAAAATCTGCATTGGAACAAGATATGGAGCTTGCCTCATCTGGTCAGAGACAAGGTTCTGGCGGGGTTTGGCGGTGGATTGCTGGGGGTGGCGGCGGCGATGCATAA